The Clarias gariepinus isolate MV-2021 ecotype Netherlands chromosome 7, CGAR_prim_01v2, whole genome shotgun sequence genome includes a window with the following:
- the bcl2l10 gene encoding bcl-2-like protein 10 isoform X1: MSPRAALFRFVLRLRGAVCSAGRKMSCWLRNETLVLAKDYIDHCTGIQRTPPSESAVAMRRLAKELEHQYRSKFLSMSHSFLSTCGSNPDPSACLRSVMTMLVEDGKLNWGRIVSLFAFTGVVAAEMFSREDGTEICRGLAESIADYLGSEKSDWLLENGGWDGFCKFFASSGHVSQDSSMKTALFAAAGVGLAGLTFLLVR, from the exons ATGTCGCCGCGCGCGGCTCTCTTCCGGTTTGTTCTCAGACTGAGGGGAGCCGTGTGCAGCGCTGGGAGG AAAATGTCCTGTTGGTTAAGAAATGAGACGCTGGTGCTGGCCAAAGACTACATCGACCACTGCACCGGGATCCAGAGGACTCCTCCCAGCGAGTCTGCCGTGGCCATGCGGCGTCTGGCGAAGGAGCTGGAGCACCAGTACAGGTCCAAGTTCCTGTCCATGTCACACAGCTTCCTGTCGACGTGCGGCTCGAACCCGGATCCGAGCGCCTGCCTGCGCAGCGTCATGACCATGCTGGTGGAGGACGGGAAGCTGAACTGGGGGCGCATCGTCTCGCTGTTCGCCTTCACGGGAGTCGTCGCCGCAGAGATGTTCTCCAGAGAGGATGGAACGGAGATCTGCAGGGGGCTGGCGGAGAGCATCGCCGATTACCTGGGGAGCGAGAAGAGCGACTGGCTGCTGGAGAACGGAGGCTGG GACGGTTTCTGTAAGTTCTTCGCCAGCTCCGGTCACGTCAGTCAGGACTCGTCGATGAAGACAGCACTGTTCGCGGCTGCGGGAGTCGGCTTAGCGGGACTGACGTTCCTCCTAGTGCGCTGA
- the bcl2l10 gene encoding bcl-2-like protein 10 isoform X2 — translation MEKMSMTVEEKMSCWLRNETLVLAKDYIDHCTGIQRTPPSESAVAMRRLAKELEHQYRSKFLSMSHSFLSTCGSNPDPSACLRSVMTMLVEDGKLNWGRIVSLFAFTGVVAAEMFSREDGTEICRGLAESIADYLGSEKSDWLLENGGWDGFCKFFASSGHVSQDSSMKTALFAAAGVGLAGLTFLLVR, via the exons ATGGAGAAGATGAGCATGACTGTAGAGGAG AAAATGTCCTGTTGGTTAAGAAATGAGACGCTGGTGCTGGCCAAAGACTACATCGACCACTGCACCGGGATCCAGAGGACTCCTCCCAGCGAGTCTGCCGTGGCCATGCGGCGTCTGGCGAAGGAGCTGGAGCACCAGTACAGGTCCAAGTTCCTGTCCATGTCACACAGCTTCCTGTCGACGTGCGGCTCGAACCCGGATCCGAGCGCCTGCCTGCGCAGCGTCATGACCATGCTGGTGGAGGACGGGAAGCTGAACTGGGGGCGCATCGTCTCGCTGTTCGCCTTCACGGGAGTCGTCGCCGCAGAGATGTTCTCCAGAGAGGATGGAACGGAGATCTGCAGGGGGCTGGCGGAGAGCATCGCCGATTACCTGGGGAGCGAGAAGAGCGACTGGCTGCTGGAGAACGGAGGCTGG GACGGTTTCTGTAAGTTCTTCGCCAGCTCCGGTCACGTCAGTCAGGACTCGTCGATGAAGACAGCACTGTTCGCGGCTGCGGGAGTCGGCTTAGCGGGACTGACGTTCCTCCTAGTGCGCTGA